One part of the Xylocopa sonorina isolate GNS202 chromosome 10, iyXylSono1_principal, whole genome shotgun sequence genome encodes these proteins:
- the Vps51 gene encoding vacuolar protein sorting 51, which translates to MDKMAENSNNPYDINGQHFNPDMYFQKLLKECTLKQIMDHEAEIIKNTQILHSDMQTLVYENYNKFISATDTIRKMKTDFKEMEDSMDLLAKNMDSITSFSEQISSTLQGTRQQIAKLSSVHALLRKLQFLFKLPGNLKDKMNEENYVQAVQDYIHAQRVLNQYGNMPSFQGIQKDCEDIVEELKSRLRMQFHRRDASTKSLAENVDLLLQLKEPADSLCAEFLTHADGRLTEQLDVLKDMYENDIIEFVDVASSGFLSDLFLIVASYNDMFVNRPLSEDNEFADDFDTKAITRLNNFVMKNMKKYFDLIGKRVENVADTAVLVKALDKFHGRLQAMNMLCKETDFARTGTDIVINAGRKQCRNHLDSLKSHLNETLLKVRQILAAKVSQEGDGSLAELQTLLIIPTIEKVKGVLQDLLVFLQPDLSFSLKTQFLQNFCVDEVREGLVVGFLHHLMAIASGFCTGSDTPKFPPTLLLLSSKMCIEYKETNVKYLLTTTDDLFNIEQYTSSANVITTESEICDKFQEVAQNLLNHYVRIQGLAVSQMLRKSVETRDWLHTIEPRTVRAVMKRVVEDVTLIDTQVAALYDDSDGQVDRSSDSSRKTHSVSVSRHHYRSSWSSYTPNHMDSSLVTNIHKLFSERIEIFSSVQFNKASILTGIIKISLKTFLECVRLRTFSKYGLQQIQVDTHYLQLYLWRFVSDENVVHFLLDEILGSAVHRCLEPVLMEPSVVDIICERG; encoded by the exons atggaTAAAATGGCAGAAAATTCTAATAATCCATACGATATTAATGGGCAGCACTTTAACCCtgatatgtattttcaaaaactATTAAAA GAATGCACACTGAAACAAATTATggaccatgaagcagaaattaTAAAAAACACCCAAATATTACATTCGGATATGCAAACCCTAGTATACGAAAACTATAATAAATTTATATCTGCTACAGATACCATCAGGAAG ATGAAAACTGATTTCAAAGAAATGGAAGATAGTATGGATTTGCTGGCAAAAAATATGGACAGCATTACTTCATTTTCAGAACAAATTTCATCGACATTGCAGGGTACAAGACAACAAATTGCAAAATTATCTTCCGTACATGCACTATTAAGGAAGCTACAGTTTCTTTTCAAATTGCCTGGGAATTTGAAAGACAAAATGAATGAAGAGAATTATGTACAG GCAGTACAAGATTACATTCATGCACAACGTGTATTAAATCAGTATGGTAATATGCCATCCTTTCAAGGAATACAAAAAGATTGCGAAGATATTGTAGAAGAACTTAAGTCAAGATTAAGAATGCAGTTTCACAGAAGAGATGCATCAACTAAATCCTTAGCCGAAAATGTAGACCTTTTGCTACAGCTGAAAGAACCAGCCGATTCTCTGTGTGCTGAATTTTTAACACATGCAGATGGCAGACTAACCGAACAGTTAGATGTCCTAAAGGATATGTATGAGAATGATATTATAGAATTTGTAGATGTGGCTAGCTCGGGATTTCTTAGCGATTTATTCTTGATTGTTGCGTCATATAATGATATGTTCGTAAATCGACCACTATCGGAGGATAACGAATTCGCCGATGATTTTGATACAAAAGCCATTACACGTTTGAATAATTTTGTCATGAAAAACATGAAGAAATATTTCGATCTAATTGGAAAAAGAGTGGAGAATGTAGCGGACACAGCTGTTTTAGTGAAAGCGTTAGACAAATTCCATGGAAGACTACAAGCTATGAATATGTTGTGCAAAGAAACAGATTTCGCAAG GACCGGCACCGATATTGTCATTAATGCTGGTAGAAAACAATGTCGCAATCATTTAGATAGTTTAAAATCCCatttaaatgaaacacttcttaAAGTGAGACAAATATTAGCAGCTAAAGTTTCTCAAGAAGGCGATGGTAGTTTGGCTGAACTTCAGACATTGCTTATAATCCCTACTATTGAAAAAGTTAAAGGAGTTTTGCAGGATTTACTG GTATTCTTACAACCGGATCTGTCGTTTAGTTTAAAAACGCAATTCCTCCAAAATTTCTGTGTGGACGAAGTTAGGGAAGGTCTGGTAGTTGGCTTTTTGCATCATTTAATGGCCATTGCAAGTGGATTTTGTACCGGATCTGATACTCCAAAATTCCCACCTACACTCTTACTTTTATCAAGTAAAATGTGCATTGAATACAAAGAAACTAATGTCAAGTACTTG CTCACTACTACCGATGATTTGTTCAATATTGAACAGTACACATCATCTGCCAATGTAATTACAACTGAATCAGAGATATGCGACAAGTTCCAAGAAGTAGCACAAAATTTATTGAACCATTACGTTCGCATTCAAGGCTTAGCAGTCTCGCAAATGCTAAGGAAATCCGTCGAGACGAGGGACTGGTTACATACAATCGAACCAAGGACAGTTAGAGCTGTTATGAAGAGGGTCGTAGAAGATGTAACGTTAATCGATACCCAAGTCGCTGCATTATACGACGATTCTGATGGACAAGTCGATAGAAGCAGCGATAGTAGCAGAAAAACCCATAG CGTTAGCGTGTCGAGGCATCATTATAGATCAAGCTGGTCATCATATACGCCTAATCACATGGACTCATCATTGGTGACGAATATCCACAAGCTATTTTCAGAGCGTATTGAAATTTTCTCATCAGTTCAATTCAATAAAGCTTCCATTCTAACGGGAATCATTAAGATAAGTTTAAAG ACTTTTCTCGAGTGTGTCAGATTACGAACGTTCAGTAAATACGGACTCCAACAAATTCAAGTGGACACTCATTATTTGCAACTCTATCTGTGGAGATTTGTCTCAGATGAAAA CGTGGTTCATTTCCTACTGGACGAGATACTTGGAAGTGCTGTACATAGATGTTTAGAACCAGTTTTAATGGAACCTAGCGTTGTCGATATTATTTGTGAAAGAGGATAA
- the Vps24 gene encoding vacuolar protein sorting 24 encodes MGLFGKSPEKNPKDMVQEWTHKLRKEGSQLDRQVRAIQREEEKIKRSLKEAAKKGDKDVCKILAREIIRARKTCNKLYTSKAHMNSVSLQMKNQLATIRVAGSVSKSTEVMQAMQSLVKVPEVAATMRELSKEMMKAGIIEEMLDETMGSMEDSEEVEDEADEEVDKILWEVTAGQLGTAPAVVTETPGSTIVASTSAEEEGEEVDDKELEEMKMRLQSLRS; translated from the exons ATGGGCTTGTTTGGCAAATCTCCGGAAAAGAACCCGAAAGACATG GTTCAAGAATGGACACACAAATTAAGGAAAGAGGGCTCTCAGTTGGATAGACAGGTTAGAG CAATTCAACGAGAAGAAGAGAAAATAAAACGTTCTCTGAAAGAAGCAGCAAAAAAAGGTGACAAGGACGTCTGTAAGATTCTAGCAAGAGAGATAATACGTGCACGAAAAACTTGCAATAAGCTTTACACGTCGAAAGCACACATGAATTCTGTTTCGTTACAAATGAAAAATCAGTTGGCAACAATTAGAGTTGCTGGTTCAGTCTCAAAATCTACAGAGGTAATGCAAGCGATGCAATCGCTAGTAAAAGTGCCTGAAGTAGCAGCAACAATGAGGGAATTATCAAAAGAAATGATGAAAGCTGGTATTATTGAAGAAATGTTAGATGAAACTATGGGATCTATGGAAGACTCTGAAGAAGTAGAAGATGAAGCGGATGAGGAAGTAGACAAA ATTTTATGGGAAGTCACAGCAGGCCAATTGGGAACAGCGCCTGCAGTTGTTACAGAAACACCAGGGTCTACTATTGTAGCGTCTACATCTGCTGAAGAAGAAGGCGAAGAAGTAGATGATAAGGAACTTGAAGAAATGAAGATGAGACTACAAAGTCTTCGTAGTTAG
- the LOC143428618 gene encoding uncharacterized protein LOC143428618, with protein sequence MPHPCVVCGRSRMNPSNKEEEYMFFGFPVNDEARCRKWLEFCCREDLYKLTKKQLLQRMVCSKHFEKKDFLNEYLDRLNCNAVPSIYDPKQSLYNITCVLCGRFRRDPSGLGYDGVTFHHFPGEEFRCLKWLDFVGVDSYYRLTRKEILFCYICSKHFDRSQFMSGYKSRLVDNAIPNIRNPDLLDGSEQYIMELASESKYNSPEKSKKLEPLPPIVLESQACAACGRLRSDPRNKLERYKFHPFPAYEIGRCLRWCQFLGREDLLKMSPNQIRKLVLCSKHFQTGQSFHKIGPCDAVPTIKDVSELNSVESIETIEDEQDIIDDANCTNVAKGIKKQGLSRPLVSSKKPKVDNKPTPLAKKRGKSRRPTLINIPRPDPNNIENRVVRKLPLPPTSNWEIQFADQLQPMTIANHITSNINIQDNIKKVILPFAGDISNLGAPIPVHSLSSIPPGLLIKIDLPEQEQQKQVKTAKKQTRTKIVHAPTTSNEINQRQQVWMKNGQTLFTLPVVQQDKQEADRNIVQFFSGSLEGTEDRITTEELEVHEEVILPHTLEVLDEEADNVKEEQFYQDFEEVECLSPKQQKSMKRKKVSGTMRRTIFPIKSEVKYFLRKLAPHMHRLPRKARAQIKLSIVNMVIDHL encoded by the coding sequence ATGCCACATCCGTGTGTTGTATGCGGTCGTTCGCGTATGAATCCAAGTAATAAAGAAGAGGAATATATGTTTTTTGGATTTCCCGTGAACGATGAAGCTCGTTGTCGGAAGTGGTTGGAATTTTGTTGCCGCGAAGACTTGTATAAACTTACAAAAAAGCAGCTACTTCAACGGATGGTTTGCTCGAAGCATTTCGAGAAAAAGGACTTTCTAAACGAATATCTCGACAGATTGAACTGTAACGCAGTACCTTCGATTTACGATCCTAAACAAAGTTTATACAACATAACCTGTGTACTGTGTGGGCGATTTCGTCGAGATCCATCAGGTTTAGGATACGATGGTGTAACTTTTCATCACTTTCCTGGTGAAGAATTCCGGTGTCTGAAATGGCTCGATTTTGTTGGCGTTGATTCATACTACAGATTGACTAGAAAAGAGATCCTGTTTTGTTACATTTGTTCAAAACATTTTGACCGTTCCCAATTTATGTCTGGTTATAAAAGCAGACTGGTAGACAATGCTATTCCTAATATCAGAAATCCTGATCTGTTAGATGGATCTGAGCAATATATTATGGAATTAGCATCCGAATCCAAATATAATTCTCCAGAGAAATCTAAAAAATTAGAACCTCTGCCGCCTATTGTTCTAGAAAGTCAAGCGTGTGCTGCTTGTGGTAGATTAAGGTCTGATCCAAGAAATAAACTAGAAAGATACAAGTTCCATCCTTTTCCTGCATATGAGATTGGTAGATGTTTAAGATGGTGTCAATTTCTGGGTAGAGAGGACTTGTTAAAAATGTCTCCAAATCAAATAAGGAAATTAGTACTTTGTTCCAAACATTTTCAAACAGGACAGAGTTTTCATAAAATAGGACCATGCGATGCAGTTCCAACTATAAAAGATGTATCGGAACTAAACTCTGTTGaatcaatagaaactattgAAGATGAGCAAGACATAATAGACGATGCTAATTGTACTAATGTAGCAAAGGGTATTAAAAAACAAGGTTTATCAAGACCTTTAGTATCTAGTAAAAAACCAAAGGTAGATAATAAGCCTACACCTCTTGCAAAAAAACGTGGAAAATCTAGGAGGCCAACTCTTATCAACATTCCAAGGCCAGATCCTAATAACATTGAAAACCGTGTGGTAAGGAAATTGCCGCTTCCTCCTACTTCCAATTGGGAAATCCAATTTGCCGATCAACTTCAGCCTATGACTatagcaaaccatattacatcaaaTATCAACATTCAAGATAACATAAAGAAAGTAATTTTACCATTTGCTGGTGACATATCAAACTTGGGTGCACCTATCCCAGTGCATAGTTTGTCCAGCATCCCACCGGGTCTGTTAATTAAGATAGATCTTCCAGAGCAAGAACAACAAAAGCAAGTAAAAACTGCTAAAAAGCAGACTAGAACAAAAATCGTCCATGCTCCTACTACTTCCAATGAAATTAATCAAAGACAGCAAGTGTGGATGAAGAATGGTCAAACACTGTTTACATTACCAGTTGTACAGCAAGATAAACAAGAAGCAGATAGGAATATAGTCCAGTTTTTTTCTGGTTCTCTAGAAGGCACAGAAGACAGAATAACAACAGAAGAGTTAGAAGTACATGAAGAAGTTATTTTGCCACATACACTAGAGGTATTAGATGAGGAAGCAGATAATGTAAAGGAAGAACAGTTCTATCAGGACTTTGAAGAAGTAGAATGTTTATCACCTAAACAACAAAAAtctatgaaacgtaaaaaagttTCAGGAACAATGAGAAGAACAATTTTTCCTATTAAAAGTGAAGTGAAATATTTTTTGCGTAAATTGGCACCTCACATGCATAGACTCCCTAGGAAAGCCAGAGCACAAATAAAACTTTCAATTGTTAATATGGTAATTGATCACTTGTAA
- the LOC143428620 gene encoding uncharacterized protein LOC143428620 has translation MSPKFDNCVEHPLSILCRCTDYQKIVNKFTSYNIGTEHYLLSKMNVEPIASAKVLWIRNNLKLTEDVSKPLLLYPREQFHINACNVDKIWIPTVPSLIPLKFIFKL, from the exons ATGTCTCCAAAATTTGATAATTGTGTAGAACATCCACTTAGCATTTTATGCAGGTGTACAGACTATCAGAAGATAGTAAATAAATTTACGTCTTATAATATTGGCACTGAACATTATTTATTGAGCAAAATGAATGTAG AACCAATTGCTTCAGCAAAAGTTTTGTGGATAAGAAACAACTTGAAATTAACTGAAGATGTTTCAAAACCATTACTTCTTTACCCTCGAGAACAATTTCATATTAATGCTTGCAATGTAGACAAAATATGGATACCTACTGTACCAAGTCTAATTCcactaaaatttatatttaagctATAA